The Leptospira mtsangambouensis genomic sequence CAATTCGTTGTCGTTGGATTTCAAAAGATAGGCTAAAAATTTTGTCCCCAAACGGATGGAGGTTTCGGGCTCATAGAGGGAGTAGGAAGTGATTCCCATACGTGAGGCGAGTTCCTTTCCTGTCGCCGGCATAATTTGCATGAGACCCCGAGCATTGGATCTTGAGGTCGCGGTTTCTTTAAAAAAGGATTCTTGTCGCATCAAAGCATATACCTTGTCTTCGGAGATATCATTTTCCTGGGCGTAACGAGAGACGATGTTTTGGTGTGGCCTTGGATACATGCGGACGGAAAGGGAAGTGGGGAGTAAAATGGGGTCATCTGGGATCAAATGTCTTTTGAGAAGAGACCTTGTGTGAAATGCAGTATAATATGTGTTATATGTTAAGTCTCCAATCCCCACCAGAATTTCATCCTTTTCTTCTTCGGAAAGGTTCTCTCGTTTGACATGAAAATTAACGAGACTTAAACCCAAACTATCTTCTCCGACGCGGAAGTATTCTTTGGCAAGGTTCAAAAGTTTATGCCCTTGGATTCGTGAGCTCATTCCACCCAGTTTATTTCCTAATTCATAAGAATCTTTTGGGTATACAAATCCTAAGTTTCTACCAAGGATCGCATAAGATTCTTCGGGGATTCCAGCCGTATAAGATAGATATTCAAATAAATATTCTTTGTTGTAAGTTGGATTGTCCGGTTTGTTTCCTTCTTTGATGATGGATAAAAATTCTTCTCGGATCACTCGTGTATAATAAGATCCGGGACAAAGAGCATAATATCGTTTCAGTTCTTTTTTTAACTTCTCCGTCTCACCACTTTCTTTGAGGGATCGTAAGTACCAATACACAAGTCTGCCTTTGACGGGGAGATTGGGAATTTCAGCAAGGGCTCTTTCAAATTTTGCGAGTGGAGCAAAATTAGATTTTTCACCTTTGCGATCCACAAGGTATTCAATCAGTCTGTCCTGGTAAAAAAGATTAAAAGGATATTTCCCTAAATATAAAACTAAATTTTCAAAATACAGTTCACGATCACCTAATCTGTCGTAAGTGGCTGCAAGTATTCTGTAGTATCCTGCATCTTTTCCAGGAAATGTTTTTAAAAGTTCAATCGCATTTTGGAATTTATTTTGTTGGTATAAAATGTCCGCCAAACTAACAATCCAAGAGGAATCCATGTCCACAAAGGTTTTATTTGCACGTAAAACCCTAAAAAGTTCATTGATTTTTCCCGTTTTGGTTAAAACAGAAGTAAGATTTTTGAATCCTTCGTAATAAGCAAGTCTTGTGGAAAAGAGTTCAGGCCTTGTGCGAAACACGGCTTCTTTATCATTATGATTGATCGCAGGCAAGAGAAGGGTGAATTCTGATGGAGCCAGTTGTAAAATACTTCCCGATCCTTTGTATTTGGACCAGTCCGCAGCAATCATCTGCACAGTAGAGTCAGAAAGTCCTTCTCTTTGTAGACAATTCAACCATTCTTCTACGGCTGCCTTTTCGTCACCTAATATGAGTTTTGCTTTTCCATACCGATATTGTGTATCCCCTGTCAGAAGGTATCGTTTGTGCGATTCTTGGATGGAGTTAATTTTATCTAAAATTTCCTTCCATTGGTTGTTTGCGGCAAGGAGACGAACGAGTTCATCAAGTAGCCTGCGGCAAATCGGATCTTCTTCCAAATTCAATCGATTCAAAAATTGGATTCTTTCTGCCGGAGTGAGATAATTTTTTTGTGTGATTTCTGTATACAACTTCCAATAACTTAGTTTAAAAAGGGTGGTTTGGAAAGGCATCGTTTGTGTCAGGATTTTTCTTACTTCTTCTTCCGAGGATTCTGTGACAAAAACACCGCGCACAAGAGAAATCAAATACCGAAACCGTTTCTCCTTGTCTCCGTTAGGTGCTTTTTCATGGAATTCAATTAAACTATAAACTTCACTTTCACGGGATGGGTTTGTATTTCGAAAGTGACTTTCGATTTGCCCCCACTGATGAGATTTGATTAAATATTGAAGGTCAGTGTCCGCAAATAGGGATGTTGTGAAAAAGAGAAGAATTCTACTTGCTAACCAAAAATGCCTCATGCATACTTCCTATGATTACGAATTTAGAGAGGGAAGGTTCCTCTCCTTATGAGCTTACAAACAGAATACAAACTGCAATGGCCGGAATACCGGATTGAATTCCATCCTGGGCCTCCGATTCCAAAAAAGGCCAACCTGAATGAACTTTGGCCAAACCTTCGTGCCTTTTTTTCGGGCAATCAGTCTCGTTTTGCAAACTATCTCTTCTATTTATCGACCGATTTTTCTGGGGGGTTCAGCCTTTGTTCCGTTCTGGGAGAAAATGAGGTCACCTTTCGCTTCCGGGACCCGCAACTTGTCTCTCCCTCTCCTTTTCCAAAAGAAACTTTGGAACAAATTTGGGAACTTTGCCAAAAACGTGAGTTTGAAGAAATGGAAAGGGAGGACTGGGAGCTAATTGGATTTGGGTTTTTGTATTTGGGAAATGTCCTCGAGTTTCGCAATTGGGTTTTGAAAACCAAAGATTTTTTTGGCCAAACCGATGACAATCGTAGGTTTTTGTTTTTGCTTGGTTGGGAAAGTTCTGAGTTCCCCTATGAAAACTCCATTTTACATATGTTAGTCGAATATGAAAGAGGGAACAGAGATTCTATCAATTTTAAAACACTTACCGATGCAGTAACACTAGATTCCCATTGGCAAATTTCAGGAGTTCTGTTTCATGCGATCGAAACAGGATGGTTTACCGGAGAAGAAACATTCCGATTTTGGAAATTTCTCATAGGATTTTATGCAGAATGGGATGATTGGGAACAACAAAAATTCCGTTCTGTTTCACTTGGAAAAATTCCTGCCTTTCCTGCTTTGCGTTACGCCAAACGATATTTTCCATATAACACTTTTGTTTTATACAGACAGGATCTGGAAACTAATCTTCGAGGTGATTGGACCTATGGAGATGGATTCGGTTATGAACTCACACACCAAATGGATCCCTTTGTGGAAACAGTTGTAAGGTTTCGTAACGAAAAAGAAAGGTTCGAGGAAGAACTAAAAAATGAATTATGGAAAAGACCTTATTCATACTTTATCAATTTACAATTGGCTTTTATTCGTTTTGTAAAAAAAGAAAACCAAAGTTTTTTGGAATTTTATAAAAAAGCCGGAAGACTTAAATATTTACCTATGGCTCTCAATTTGTATTGGAGGGTTTTAAAAGTCAATGGAGAAGAGGTTCTTTCGAAATCCATTGAACGGACGTTAGTGGCCACTGGCGAATCAACAAACATTCCGGAAGGTTGGGAATAAAATGCCTCTTTCACAAGAACAGATTATGGAACTCTCCAAATTGCAGAAAATGCTAAGGAATTTGGAGAAAATTGAAAGAAACGCAAAAAATGATCTGCAAAAGGAAAGAGTTGCCTTTGACATTGAACGTTACAGGCGGCGTATGCAAGAAGTCTCTCCCGAAGGTATCCCGGATAACTTAGAGCAGACCATGCGGAATGCAAAAACCAGAGAGGAAAACCCAGAAAACCTCAAACACAAAGTCATTTCTCAGTATCCTGTAATGAAAATCACTCCCAATTCAAATGATAGCGAAATCAATCAGATTGGAACACTTGTGAATATTATGGATTTGGAATACATTCCAATCCTTGGAGATGGTCATATTAAATTTGATTATTCCCATGCCACAGAAAGGGATTCTGTTCTCAAATATATGGAGAACTTACGTAGGAACATGAAAATCCTTGTGGAAACGGTAGAAGAATATGCTGCTGCCGACAAACAAGAGTTTCGTGAACAGCTTTCTCGGATGAAAAACAAACAATCCCGTATTTTTATTGCTGAGTCTTTTGAAACTTTGGGTAAATTTCGAGATTTCCTCA encodes the following:
- a CDS encoding lytic transglycosylase domain-containing protein, translating into MRHFWLASRILLFFTTSLFADTDLQYLIKSHQWGQIESHFRNTNPSRESEVYSLIEFHEKAPNGDKEKRFRYLISLVRGVFVTESSEEEVRKILTQTMPFQTTLFKLSYWKLYTEITQKNYLTPAERIQFLNRLNLEEDPICRRLLDELVRLLAANNQWKEILDKINSIQESHKRYLLTGDTQYRYGKAKLILGDEKAAVEEWLNCLQREGLSDSTVQMIAADWSKYKGSGSILQLAPSEFTLLLPAINHNDKEAVFRTRPELFSTRLAYYEGFKNLTSVLTKTGKINELFRVLRANKTFVDMDSSWIVSLADILYQQNKFQNAIELLKTFPGKDAGYYRILAATYDRLGDRELYFENLVLYLGKYPFNLFYQDRLIEYLVDRKGEKSNFAPLAKFERALAEIPNLPVKGRLVYWYLRSLKESGETEKLKKELKRYYALCPGSYYTRVIREEFLSIIKEGNKPDNPTYNKEYLFEYLSYTAGIPEESYAILGRNLGFVYPKDSYELGNKLGGMSSRIQGHKLLNLAKEYFRVGEDSLGLSLVNFHVKRENLSEEEKDEILVGIGDLTYNTYYTAFHTRSLLKRHLIPDDPILLPTSLSVRMYPRPHQNIVSRYAQENDISEDKVYALMRQESFFKETATSRSNARGLMQIMPATGKELASRMGITSYSLYEPETSIRLGTKFLAYLLKSNDNELKWASIAYNGGPGNLRKWKKSVYTGDFNHFLEDLPYKESRDYCRIVVSNFYAYDIMKKYHKL
- a CDS encoding LBF_1011 family protein, encoding MSLQTEYKLQWPEYRIEFHPGPPIPKKANLNELWPNLRAFFSGNQSRFANYLFYLSTDFSGGFSLCSVLGENEVTFRFRDPQLVSPSPFPKETLEQIWELCQKREFEEMEREDWELIGFGFLYLGNVLEFRNWVLKTKDFFGQTDDNRRFLFLLGWESSEFPYENSILHMLVEYERGNRDSINFKTLTDAVTLDSHWQISGVLFHAIETGWFTGEETFRFWKFLIGFYAEWDDWEQQKFRSVSLGKIPAFPALRYAKRYFPYNTFVLYRQDLETNLRGDWTYGDGFGYELTHQMDPFVETVVRFRNEKERFEEELKNELWKRPYSYFINLQLAFIRFVKKENQSFLEFYKKAGRLKYLPMALNLYWRVLKVNGEEVLSKSIERTLVATGESTNIPEGWE